From Pusillibacter faecalis, one genomic window encodes:
- a CDS encoding S-layer homology domain-containing protein, translating into MKKFLSLVLALTMMMSLVTINAGAKEFTDDEELNYKEAVDVISEISVVDGYEDGSFKPQNTLTRGAAAKIICNLILGPTTAAELHADTAPYKDVPVSNTFSGYIAYCAKEKIISGYADGSFRPAGTLTGYAFMKMLLGALGYDATYEGYTGGNWSINVAKQAIGIGLNKGLVDEFNGVDFVTREEAALYAFNTLKATMVDYDQKITTNVNGVDVTISQGNAKPVTWTEGINEDGNIKDDNFVQFAEEFFPKLVRKDDNDKFMAPANTWVFDKSEIGTYERTDLIVETYTTKVTGKDAYDLLKSGVIKDNDLEVYLDGVVPTGSELFDKDDMVRSNTSKLGATGDGVLTKVYLDTDKDVITFVSINTWLAKATADYSESKEYAPLSVYTGIGTTKTYNVDVEDVANVTDVAKDTFYQVNISKKDNTNGEVVILKDVEVLEDSTVTKFSSSDEGKGTGKVTKLTTGGEEYKANVKAFYDKDVLNEYDQTLLTDNTYNVYVDANGYFIGVELFEGTKNYVFITGFDRNSSNLSVKTATAGAIFLDGTMKNIEVNVTDTDKNIDKATGHNAAYFKEWADTSWQTGRGDNGVYNLNQWYTYTENNGVYTLKPCVRMTATQYLPDAEHPVAGYGTDSKNDSIRTDNLSVVDDIMQPAGSNRVYGEDDTIFLTVDLDVVDTTNGVKKAITDVTGVYTGVQNVDIDINVEDSEAIGQRQVFTVYDSDYYVIGAVVIGEARGATANYAYIISGAKSEEKKDDTYYWEFDAVLAGEKQTLTAKSKYKSTISELVPGTVQELRFDGDYVASIKKVDKVYKDFTSDKIEDFDVYAMTEVNANSTPNTLMLQGRTLYVTANRRDVGLGLAAGAKAVTIQDENKETKVATNFSDVASAIAHLADAQPNTDGFQYDGKVFAVLNDNGTAEWVVFVNNVALQTGSNDNNQGGGSGALYNYNSMVTEWGQAYVSLTYNRPAYVPASTTVNYSFDVFADGVWIDSDTGALTGNAARWQGFAKPGAKIELRNVVLTPTAVSVKYVDENGAVVSLDSTGTNPTTLSTSGTPALKVALDDAIYEAGTYKYTVTGLTTDVAETSDTTLGSDVTVSNVAAKGNDYVTVKFTGLVKKAVTYGITLTDVNTAASKDLEDFGVNPTTYSTDKDAKLSVDAVATTGIVAGTPVDFTVKLGTAPADADAYRVVISKLGIDGYVDKNNLSITKRVVVNDNITIGVADVVVTPVELPAIQSVTWNESSITINFNKQVIVKTGAFTEATFNGSTSLDEAVKDASNGDKVYSITYTVANGTLAAGDTVTITNANVTGAQHGGVLKTASTTLTLASGGTATGY; encoded by the coding sequence ATGAAGAAATTCCTTTCTCTGGTGCTGGCGCTGACCATGATGATGTCTCTCGTCACGATCAATGCCGGCGCCAAGGAATTCACGGACGACGAAGAGCTGAACTACAAAGAAGCTGTCGACGTGATTTCCGAAATCAGTGTTGTGGATGGCTATGAAGACGGCAGCTTCAAGCCCCAGAACACCCTGACCCGTGGGGCTGCGGCCAAGATCATCTGCAACCTGATCCTGGGCCCCACCACCGCAGCGGAGCTGCACGCAGACACCGCCCCCTATAAGGATGTGCCTGTGAGCAACACCTTCTCCGGCTACATCGCTTACTGCGCCAAGGAGAAGATCATCTCCGGTTATGCCGACGGTTCTTTCCGTCCCGCTGGCACCCTGACCGGCTATGCCTTCATGAAGATGCTGCTGGGCGCCCTGGGCTATGACGCCACCTATGAGGGCTACACCGGCGGCAACTGGTCCATCAACGTTGCCAAGCAGGCCATCGGCATCGGCCTGAACAAGGGCCTGGTGGATGAGTTCAACGGCGTGGACTTCGTCACCCGTGAGGAGGCCGCCCTGTACGCCTTCAACACCCTGAAGGCCACCATGGTGGACTATGACCAGAAGATCACCACCAACGTCAATGGCGTGGACGTGACCATCTCCCAGGGCAACGCGAAGCCTGTGACCTGGACCGAAGGCATCAACGAGGACGGCAACATCAAGGACGACAACTTCGTTCAGTTCGCTGAGGAGTTCTTCCCCAAGCTGGTCCGCAAGGATGACAACGATAAGTTCATGGCTCCCGCCAACACCTGGGTCTTCGACAAGAGCGAGATCGGCACCTATGAGCGCACCGATCTGATCGTCGAGACTTATACCACCAAGGTGACCGGCAAGGACGCCTATGATCTGCTCAAGTCCGGCGTGATCAAGGACAACGACCTGGAAGTCTATCTGGACGGCGTGGTGCCCACCGGCAGCGAGCTGTTCGACAAGGACGACATGGTCCGCTCCAACACCAGCAAGCTGGGCGCCACCGGCGACGGTGTGCTGACCAAGGTGTATCTGGACACCGACAAGGATGTGATCACCTTTGTCTCCATCAACACCTGGCTGGCCAAGGCCACTGCTGACTACAGCGAGAGCAAGGAGTACGCTCCTCTCAGCGTGTATACCGGCATCGGTACCACCAAGACCTACAATGTGGATGTGGAGGATGTCGCCAATGTCACCGACGTGGCGAAGGACACCTTCTATCAGGTCAATATCTCCAAGAAGGACAACACCAACGGCGAGGTTGTGATCCTGAAGGACGTTGAGGTTCTGGAGGATTCCACCGTCACCAAGTTCTCCTCCAGTGACGAGGGCAAGGGCACCGGCAAGGTGACCAAGCTGACCACCGGCGGCGAAGAGTACAAGGCCAACGTGAAGGCGTTCTACGACAAGGACGTTCTGAACGAGTATGACCAGACCCTGCTGACCGACAACACCTACAATGTCTATGTGGACGCCAACGGCTACTTCATCGGCGTTGAGCTGTTCGAGGGCACCAAGAACTATGTGTTCATCACTGGTTTTGACCGCAACTCTTCCAACCTCTCTGTGAAGACCGCCACTGCCGGCGCCATCTTCCTGGACGGCACCATGAAGAACATTGAGGTCAATGTCACCGACACCGACAAGAACATTGACAAGGCTACCGGCCACAACGCTGCTTACTTCAAGGAGTGGGCCGACACTTCCTGGCAGACTGGCCGCGGCGATAACGGCGTGTACAACCTGAATCAGTGGTACACCTATACCGAGAACAACGGCGTGTACACCTTGAAGCCCTGCGTCCGCATGACTGCCACCCAGTATCTGCCCGACGCTGAGCATCCTGTTGCCGGCTATGGCACGGATAGCAAGAATGACAGCATCCGCACTGACAACCTGTCCGTGGTGGATGACATCATGCAGCCCGCTGGCAGCAACCGCGTCTATGGCGAGGATGACACCATCTTCCTGACCGTGGACCTGGATGTGGTGGACACCACCAATGGTGTGAAGAAGGCCATCACCGATGTGACCGGCGTGTATACCGGCGTTCAGAACGTTGATATCGACATCAACGTGGAGGATTCCGAGGCCATCGGCCAGCGTCAGGTCTTCACCGTGTATGACAGCGATTACTATGTCATCGGCGCCGTCGTCATCGGCGAGGCTCGCGGCGCTACCGCCAACTATGCCTACATCATCTCCGGCGCAAAGAGCGAGGAGAAGAAGGACGACACCTATTACTGGGAGTTCGACGCGGTTCTGGCCGGCGAGAAGCAGACCCTGACCGCCAAGAGCAAGTATAAGAGCACCATTAGCGAGCTGGTTCCCGGCACCGTTCAGGAACTGCGCTTCGATGGCGACTACGTAGCCTCCATCAAGAAGGTTGACAAGGTCTATAAGGACTTTACCAGCGACAAGATCGAGGACTTCGATGTGTACGCCATGACTGAGGTCAATGCCAACAGCACCCCCAACACCCTGATGCTGCAGGGCCGCACCCTGTATGTGACCGCTAACCGTAGAGACGTTGGCCTGGGTCTGGCTGCCGGCGCTAAGGCTGTCACCATCCAGGATGAGAACAAGGAGACCAAGGTTGCTACCAACTTCTCCGATGTTGCCTCCGCCATCGCGCACCTGGCTGACGCCCAGCCCAATACCGATGGCTTCCAGTATGATGGCAAGGTCTTCGCGGTCCTCAACGACAACGGCACCGCCGAGTGGGTTGTGTTCGTGAACAACGTTGCTCTGCAGACTGGCTCCAACGACAACAACCAGGGCGGTGGTTCCGGTGCGCTGTACAACTATAACTCCATGGTTACGGAGTGGGGTCAGGCTTATGTCTCCTTGACCTATAACCGTCCCGCTTATGTTCCCGCTTCTACCACTGTGAACTACAGCTTCGACGTGTTTGCAGACGGCGTGTGGATCGACAGCGACACTGGTGCTCTGACCGGCAACGCTGCCCGTTGGCAGGGCTTTGCCAAGCCCGGCGCCAAGATCGAGCTGCGCAACGTGGTTCTGACTCCCACTGCTGTTTCTGTCAAGTATGTTGATGAGAATGGCGCTGTTGTGAGCCTGGACAGCACTGGTACCAATCCGACCACCCTTTCCACCAGCGGCACTCCCGCTTTGAAGGTTGCTCTGGATGATGCCATCTACGAGGCTGGTACCTATAAGTACACCGTTACCGGCCTGACTACAGATGTTGCTGAGACTTCTGATACGACTCTCGGCAGCGATGTTACCGTGAGCAATGTGGCGGCTAAGGGCAACGATTATGTCACCGTGAAGTTCACTGGCCTTGTTAAGAAGGCTGTGACCTACGGCATCACCCTTACCGATGTGAACACTGCTGCGTCTAAGGACTTGGAGGACTTTGGTGTCAATCCGACAACCTACTCCACTGATAAGGATGCAAAGTTGTCTGTTGATGCTGTGGCGACCACGGGCATTGTTGCTGGCACTCCCGTTGATTTCACTGTAAAGCTGGGGACTGCACCTGCTGACGCCGACGCTTACAGAGTTGTGATTAGTAAGCTGGGCATTGATGGTTATGTCGATAAGAACAACCTGAGCATCACCAAGCGCGTGGTGGTTAACGACAACATCACGATTGGTGTTGCCGACGTGGTGGTTACACCTGTGGAACTGCCCGCCATCCAGTCCGTGACCTGGAATGAGTCTTCTATCACTATCAACTTCAACAAGCAGGTTATCGTGAAAACAGGTGCCTTTACCGAGGCTACTTTCAACGGCAGCACGAGCTTGGATGAAGCTGTGAAGGATGCTAGCAACGGTGATAAGGTGTATTCTATCACCTACACGGTAGCTAACGGCACCCTGGCTGCTGGCGACACTGTGACGATTACAAATGCTAACGTCACTGGTGCCCAGCATGGTGGTGTGCTGAAGACTGCCAGCACAACTCTGACCCTGGCGAGTGGTGGAACTGCTACTGGTTATTAA
- a CDS encoding DNA glycosylase AlkZ-like family protein has product MREYVINRPAPDAMGRILDQAGPEGIVLRLAWQAGLSRDEISALTWDQVSFLDSRLELPARMVPLEADLRSALWRLYEANHEVSPRVVLSSRGKTPMAPESISRLARLALDREGQTHVRLMDLRHDWILRQLMDKDWAEVARISGVEVPALQARFSSHVPEKKNAPRSSAQVDEFKLWRVLQAERGTPAGLALWLTWQLGLQAQEIISLTWDQVDFSKDALRFEDRELPLTNAVRRILEDTRRKRRSGDPPQVLLTERSRKPLDLPRLSRMTRAALIRGGMEHTLLRDLRRDENREDEDARLLEAAQRGPLSRGDVMALLGLSKTAAYGRLHRLTEQKRLVRIGGKYYPPESVVPPERHWETIRTYLTQAGFAYRQDIAQLLRIRPKQCTLLLRHLVEDGELIQTGQKYFLPEKRGKKAE; this is encoded by the coding sequence ATGCGGGAATATGTGATAAACCGGCCGGCCCCGGACGCAATGGGCCGCATCCTGGACCAGGCCGGACCGGAGGGTATTGTATTGCGTCTGGCGTGGCAGGCGGGGCTTTCCAGGGATGAAATCTCCGCTCTTACCTGGGATCAGGTCTCCTTTTTAGACAGCCGCCTGGAGCTGCCGGCCCGCATGGTTCCCCTGGAGGCGGACCTGCGCTCAGCCCTGTGGCGGCTGTATGAGGCCAATCATGAGGTCTCTCCGAGAGTGGTGCTGTCCTCCCGCGGAAAGACGCCCATGGCGCCGGAGAGCATCTCCCGCCTTGCCCGTCTGGCCCTGGACCGGGAGGGCCAGACCCATGTACGGCTGATGGATCTCCGGCATGACTGGATTTTGCGCCAGCTGATGGACAAGGACTGGGCCGAGGTGGCCCGCATCAGCGGCGTGGAAGTCCCCGCTCTGCAGGCGCGATTTTCCAGCCATGTGCCGGAAAAAAAGAACGCCCCCCGTTCCAGCGCTCAGGTAGATGAATTCAAACTCTGGCGGGTGCTGCAGGCGGAGCGCGGCACTCCGGCGGGGCTTGCTCTGTGGCTGACCTGGCAGCTGGGCCTGCAGGCCCAGGAGATCATATCCCTCACCTGGGACCAGGTGGATTTTTCCAAGGACGCCCTGCGCTTTGAGGATCGGGAGCTGCCGCTGACCAATGCCGTCCGGCGAATCTTAGAGGACACCCGCCGTAAGCGGCGGAGCGGAGACCCGCCTCAGGTATTGCTGACAGAGCGTTCCCGTAAGCCTCTGGACCTGCCCCGGCTGTCCCGCATGACCCGGGCCGCCCTGATCCGGGGCGGTATGGAGCACACGCTGCTGCGGGACCTGCGGCGGGATGAGAATCGGGAGGACGAGGACGCCCGGCTGCTGGAGGCCGCACAGCGCGGCCCCCTTTCCCGGGGGGATGTGATGGCGCTGCTGGGTCTTTCCAAAACAGCGGCCTATGGGCGCCTGCACCGGCTGACAGAGCAGAAAAGGCTGGTGCGTATCGGCGGAAAATATTATCCCCCAGAGAGCGTGGTACCGCCGGAGCGCCACTGGGAGACGATCCGTACCTATCTCACGCAGGCGGGCTTTGCCTACCGCCAGGACATTGCGCAGCTCCTCCGAATCCGCCCCAAGCAGTGCACGCTGCTGCTGCGTCATCTGGTAGAAGACGGAGAATTGATTCAGACTGGACAAAAGTATTTTCTTCCTGAAAAAAGAGGTAAAAAGGCAGAATGA
- a CDS encoding TetR/AcrR family transcriptional regulator C-terminal domain-containing protein: MPAELCVNRTKNDLDRALRQLLLQKPLEQIRVRELTALCGIRRQSFYYHFPDVQSLFDWSMQQEAMRTLARQETCLTWQQALTVLLEHTAKDRCYYQALLKNRGRAGLRKLLEGTLGSLLSRTLDYYQRRCGVMRNPPRDQELLSCWETMLLTLLESWIQGDLPQPPQTLVSLLEGLVQQGAVGAAWQNLALLS, translated from the coding sequence ATGCCGGCGGAACTCTGCGTTAATCGAACAAAAAACGACCTGGACCGCGCCCTGCGCCAGCTTCTGCTGCAAAAGCCCCTGGAGCAGATTCGTGTGCGGGAGCTAACAGCGCTGTGCGGCATCCGGCGCCAATCCTTTTACTATCACTTTCCCGATGTACAGTCCTTATTCGACTGGTCCATGCAGCAGGAAGCCATGCGCACACTGGCCCGGCAGGAAACCTGTCTTACCTGGCAGCAGGCCCTGACAGTTCTGCTGGAGCACACTGCAAAGGACCGCTGTTACTATCAGGCGCTTCTCAAAAACCGCGGGCGGGCCGGGCTGCGGAAGCTCTTGGAGGGAACTCTCGGGAGCCTGTTGTCGAGGACGCTGGACTACTATCAGCGCCGATGCGGAGTGATGAGGAACCCGCCGCGGGATCAGGAACTGCTCTCCTGCTGGGAGACGATGCTGCTGACTCTGCTGGAAAGCTGGATTCAGGGGGACCTCCCCCAGCCACCTCAGACACTGGTCTCCCTGTTGGAAGGCCTGGTGCAACAGGGTGCTGTAGGTGCCGCGTGGCAAAACCTGGCGCTTTTATCATAA
- a CDS encoding TRAP transporter large permease, with protein MSAALSPELVALILFGSLLVMFLMKVPIAFSLILSSVLVLQLTGIGLEMVPKRLFTSCDSFSFMAVPFFILAGSLMSQGGISERLCTFINSIFGRFPGGLGIVAIVACAFFAAISGSGAATTAAIGAMMIPEMVRHGYDKDFSAATSASGGCIGTIIPPSIPFVTYGVLTGCSVSTLFMAGFLPGILMAVCLCGAVVYVSKKKGYRDTYKASGREIWTSFKRALLAILMPVIVLGGIYAGFFTPTEAAVVAVVYGFIVGVFIYRNIDGKLLVKILRDGAVSTAQIMILICAATLFGYVLTANRIPDMVATAILSLSSNKYVILLLINILLLIVGAFMDTTAALIILVPILYPIVTSVGVNPIHFAMIICVNLAVGQVTPPFGCNLFVACGTAGIGLEAISKKVVPFIIALIVCVLLVTYIEPISLILPQLLGAQM; from the coding sequence ATGAGCGCAGCCCTGTCACCTGAGTTGGTCGCCCTGATTCTGTTCGGCTCACTGCTGGTTATGTTCCTGATGAAGGTGCCCATTGCCTTTTCCCTGATTCTGTCCTCGGTTCTGGTGCTGCAGCTGACGGGAATCGGCCTGGAAATGGTCCCCAAACGGCTCTTCACCTCCTGCGACTCGTTTTCCTTCATGGCAGTCCCCTTCTTTATTCTAGCCGGTTCACTGATGAGTCAGGGCGGAATTTCAGAGCGGCTGTGCACCTTTATCAACAGTATCTTTGGCCGCTTTCCGGGAGGACTTGGAATTGTAGCGATCGTAGCCTGTGCTTTCTTCGCGGCTATCTCCGGCTCCGGCGCCGCCACTACGGCCGCCATCGGCGCGATGATGATTCCCGAAATGGTCCGCCACGGCTATGACAAGGATTTCTCCGCAGCCACCAGCGCCTCCGGCGGATGTATTGGCACCATCATCCCCCCCAGCATTCCCTTTGTTACTTACGGCGTTCTGACCGGCTGCTCGGTGAGCACGCTGTTTATGGCCGGTTTCCTGCCGGGCATTTTGATGGCGGTGTGCCTCTGCGGCGCAGTGGTTTACGTCTCCAAAAAGAAGGGATATCGGGATACCTACAAGGCCTCCGGCCGGGAGATCTGGACCAGCTTCAAGCGGGCCCTTCTGGCCATTTTGATGCCGGTCATCGTGCTCGGCGGCATTTATGCTGGCTTCTTCACCCCCACCGAGGCCGCTGTGGTGGCTGTTGTGTACGGCTTTATCGTGGGTGTTTTTATCTACCGCAACATTGATGGAAAGCTTCTGGTCAAGATTCTGCGGGATGGCGCTGTGAGCACCGCTCAGATTATGATCCTGATCTGTGCCGCCACGCTGTTTGGCTATGTGCTGACTGCCAACCGGATTCCTGACATGGTGGCTACTGCCATCCTGAGTCTGAGCAGCAATAAGTACGTGATTCTGCTGCTGATCAATATTTTGCTGCTGATCGTTGGAGCCTTTATGGACACCACCGCGGCCCTGATCATTCTGGTGCCCATCCTGTATCCCATCGTCACCTCTGTGGGTGTCAACCCCATTCACTTTGCCATGATCATCTGCGTGAACCTGGCAGTCGGCCAGGTGACACCTCCCTTTGGCTGCAACCTGTTTGTTGCCTGCGGCACCGCCGGCATTGGCCTGGAGGCCATTTCCAAAAAGGTGGTTCCCTTCATCATCGCGCTGATCGTGTGTGTGCTGCTGGTAACATATATTGAGCCGATCAGCCTGATTCTGCCCCAGCTCCTGGGCGCTCAGATGTAA
- a CDS encoding TRAP transporter small permease, with protein sequence MGVLNKLSDIVNTLVEYVVAILMGLMTIVVFVQVIFRLAAGSLPWSEELARYMMIYLVYLGASVGVKYGNHIAVEFLSTMLPKKGQDILEVLVDLLMLLCFAVIIYYGFKVVNVTMMQKSPAMQLKMGYIYFSLVLGGGLMFLQGTIDLIKTIARIAGKEGACEQ encoded by the coding sequence ATGGGTGTGTTGAATAAGCTCAGCGATATTGTCAATACCCTGGTGGAATACGTCGTGGCCATTTTAATGGGACTGATGACCATCGTCGTGTTCGTCCAGGTAATCTTTCGTCTGGCGGCCGGCTCCCTGCCATGGTCCGAGGAGCTTGCCCGCTATATGATGATCTATCTTGTCTATCTGGGCGCCAGTGTCGGTGTGAAATATGGGAACCACATCGCTGTGGAATTCCTGTCCACCATGCTGCCCAAAAAGGGGCAGGACATTCTGGAGGTTCTCGTGGATCTTCTGATGCTGCTCTGCTTCGCAGTTATCATCTATTACGGCTTTAAGGTCGTCAATGTAACCATGATGCAAAAATCCCCTGCCATGCAGCTAAAAATGGGCTATATCTATTTCTCCCTGGTGCTGGGCGGCGGACTGATGTTCCTGCAAGGCACCATCGACCTGATCAAAACCATTGCCCGGATTGCCGGCAAGGAAGGAGCGTGTGAGCAATGA
- a CDS encoding TRAP transporter substrate-binding protein, which translates to MKTKKLAAWFLSLAMALSLAACGGDSQTSGGETGDSTTADTSGGDAIVLRASHSCAISHPYQLGLEKFAELVDEKTNGAVQIDIFHSAQLGDERANIEDLQMGTLDIAVSSTGPLGNFVSDYLILDLPFLFTSYEHAHAVLDGEIGQNLMAKLDDIGIVGGAFWENGFREMTNSKHPINSVADCAGLKIRCMENQVHMDAFSALGMDPTPMAWSEVFTALQQGVIDGQENPIAVIYSNAVYEAQDYLAITNHVYSPSMILFSKPVFEGLDPAYQTALLEAAQEAAAYERSACEDSEAEQIAEMEAAGLEVTYPDTTEFQAAMAPVYEKYADQFGQENIDAIVNFEY; encoded by the coding sequence ATGAAAACGAAAAAGCTTGCAGCATGGTTCCTTTCCCTGGCAATGGCCCTCTCTCTGGCCGCCTGCGGCGGAGACAGCCAAACCTCTGGCGGCGAAACCGGCGACTCCACCACTGCGGACACCTCCGGCGGAGATGCCATCGTCCTCCGCGCCTCCCACTCCTGCGCGATTTCTCATCCCTATCAGCTGGGTCTTGAAAAGTTTGCCGAGCTGGTCGATGAAAAGACCAACGGCGCTGTGCAGATTGATATTTTCCACTCCGCGCAGCTGGGCGATGAGCGGGCCAATATTGAGGACCTGCAGATGGGCACCCTGGATATTGCCGTGTCCTCCACTGGGCCTCTCGGCAACTTTGTGTCCGACTATCTGATTCTGGACCTGCCCTTCCTGTTTACAAGCTATGAGCATGCCCACGCCGTTCTGGACGGCGAGATCGGCCAGAACCTGATGGCCAAGCTGGATGATATCGGTATCGTCGGCGGCGCGTTCTGGGAGAATGGCTTCCGCGAAATGACCAACTCCAAGCATCCTATCAACTCCGTCGCAGACTGCGCCGGGCTGAAGATCCGCTGCATGGAGAATCAGGTCCATATGGATGCTTTCTCCGCCCTGGGCATGGACCCCACGCCGATGGCCTGGTCCGAGGTGTTCACCGCACTGCAGCAGGGCGTGATTGACGGTCAGGAAAACCCCATCGCCGTCATCTACTCCAATGCCGTCTATGAAGCTCAGGACTATCTGGCCATCACAAACCACGTGTATTCCCCCTCCATGATCCTGTTCAGCAAGCCGGTGTTTGAGGGTCTGGACCCCGCCTATCAGACCGCTCTGCTGGAGGCCGCTCAGGAGGCCGCCGCCTATGAGCGCTCCGCCTGCGAGGACAGCGAAGCTGAGCAGATTGCCGAGATGGAGGCTGCCGGCCTGGAGGTCACCTATCCGGACACCACAGAATTCCAGGCCGCCATGGCACCGGTCTATGAAAAGTATGCGGACCAGTTCGGCCAGGAAAACATCGACGCGATTGTAAATTTTGAATACTGA
- a CDS encoding uridine kinase family protein, whose translation MRYLKDQCARYPALETQDLLKALHQSVYGCGHFVSDAAADLLEQELASLRPDASVDAEPLDGSFCRLHLGYLRSSGLSSATLLRMFILSAAGPVGSEAQLREKLSALLAAELPIPLEGRAAAVARWEAEGFPVRHHSQAFRAAYHPAYRVIRQEFSPLLPLLAAIDRAMARKPRILVAIEGGSASGKTTLAALLGRIYDCQTFHMDDFFLRPEQRTAARLAEPGGNVDRERFFHEVLLPLSQGRPVSYRRYDCHTQLLGDAAVCPPKPLNLIEGAYSMHPLLADHYDLSVFLSIPPDLQRQRILQRNGPELAERFFSTWMPLEQVYFDAMEIPEHCSLVLDAGALADATVYA comes from the coding sequence ATGAGATATCTAAAGGACCAGTGCGCCCGCTATCCGGCTCTGGAAACACAGGATTTGCTGAAGGCCCTGCACCAGAGTGTATATGGGTGTGGTCACTTTGTCTCCGATGCCGCGGCGGACCTGTTAGAGCAGGAACTGGCATCCCTGCGTCCGGACGCTTCCGTGGATGCAGAGCCTTTAGACGGCAGCTTCTGCCGGCTGCATTTGGGCTATCTGCGCAGCAGCGGCCTCTCCTCCGCCACACTGCTGCGGATGTTTATCCTCTCGGCAGCGGGGCCGGTCGGTTCTGAGGCACAGCTGCGGGAAAAGCTGTCCGCCCTGCTGGCGGCGGAGCTTCCCATCCCTTTGGAGGGCCGTGCCGCGGCCGTGGCCCGCTGGGAGGCGGAGGGTTTCCCAGTCCGCCATCATTCGCAGGCCTTTCGAGCCGCATACCACCCCGCCTACCGCGTCATCCGGCAGGAGTTTTCCCCTTTATTGCCTCTGCTGGCTGCGATTGACCGGGCCATGGCCCGCAAGCCGCGGATTCTTGTGGCCATTGAGGGCGGCAGTGCCAGCGGCAAAACCACCCTGGCCGCTCTGCTCGGCCGGATCTATGACTGCCAGACCTTTCACATGGACGATTTCTTCCTTCGCCCGGAGCAGCGCACCGCGGCACGGCTGGCAGAGCCTGGCGGCAATGTGGACCGGGAGCGCTTTTTCCATGAGGTGCTGCTTCCCCTGTCACAGGGACGCCCGGTCTCCTACCGCCGCTATGACTGCCACACCCAACTCCTGGGAGACGCAGCTGTGTGTCCGCCCAAGCCCCTGAATCTCATCGAGGGCGCTTACAGCATGCACCCTTTGCTGGCGGACCACTATGATCTGTCGGTCTTTCTGTCTATTCCACCAGATCTGCAGCGCCAGCGTATTCTCCAGCGCAATGGTCCCGAGCTGGCAGAGCGGTTTTTTTCCACTTGGATGCCCTTGGAGCAAGTTTATTTCGACGCGATGGAGATACCAGAGCATTGCAGCCTGGTTTTGGACGCAGGGGCTTTAGCAGATGCCACTGTGTACGCCTGA